A region of the Mangifera indica cultivar Alphonso chromosome 10, CATAS_Mindica_2.1, whole genome shotgun sequence genome:
CAAGAGGGCGCAGTAGGGTTCCAGGATATTTTGTCGATTAATCAATTCGATGCACtataaaatcaaacattaataaataaataaattaatcacagTTTATGATTATGGCCATTCAAGACTTGTGAAAGATCACACTGTAAAAAATAGCATTCATAATCCATCAAATTCACCTCATCTATAGCATCAACAGCCTCTATACATTCTGTATTGTTTGAAGCGATAACAGCATAGCTCCCATTGCAACTCTTGTTAGCTttctaaaatggaaaaaaaaacacCGTTAAATTTCCCATTGAAAACAGCTCCCAACGAGTAGAGGTATCGACCTATCATTTTTTTTACGTTTAagagattgattttttttaattaaactgaTGAAACTCTTGGATTTTCCTTTTGAAGAAATCAAACAATCTaattttcagtatttttttataaaaaatacttaacAAACGTGGTTAGAGTTGTTTGTGATTACCTCAAACAATTCATCAGGAATAAGTGCCATTCGATGGGCAAAGGGTATTTTCGCATCAGTTTCAAGGTCTGTATCAGTGTGCGGACATCCAAGGGATAATCCCTGAGATCGTTTCCAAAAGATTAAGTTCAAGagttaacaataaaactacttacacttaaaataaatatcaatttaaatacgGGACAAAGTCAGTTTAGCCATGCACCTTAAGATTAATAATGGGCTCATCTCCAGCCTCATTACCTGCAAGTccaagtttttattataatgttgagtTCAAAATCTAATTACCTTAAGCAGTTTAAATGAGTGGAGAAAATTAAGTTACCATTCAATATATCAAGGGCGATCATGGGAGAATTTATTCCAGCATATGAATCGGTGCCAATATACACTGGATTTGCCAGGAAACTTGTATGATTGCTCAACCACTGCATTGCATTTCCGAATTAAAAAGTCTGTTAATTTACCAATAATTAaatgccaaatgactatttcccacccaaggtttgatggaaAGATTGATTccacatttaattttaaaaaaccattttctCACCTATCcgttaaattttgtaaaaaaccgttgaaaacacaaaaatgtgTTTAAATTAACTAACACTGTGCCCCCCCAAAGTTTACTAGTAAAAGGATACATAGATGCGCTGACGTATAATTGTATGTTGGGAgtgaacttaattttttaaaatgttaggggtgttaaatgattttaagaggtttttttaaaattaaaaaaagtttggaatgcttttcaaattttttaaaatttcagtgtGTTCCTTAGTAGTTTCACAAATGACAGTTACATTCCCACAACTGAACAAAGTGCAACAAAACAGGGACATAAATATCATACTACAGACCACTGAAgctacaaatatatttttaaaatagatataagtgaatatgataaattatgaaacaagataggaaaaataaccatttttccctagtaaatttaaaaaaaatgacatttagaCCCTCACAAAATTGTTCACATTTCACTTTAACAGTTGAGTTACTGTATTATTTTAAATCTCACGGACAAAATGACAGTTAATTTCAccttattataaaatttgaagaaaatgatataaacacccttttataattaattctaACTACTGACTCTGGCAAATCACAAATGAGTGGAAAAATGATTGTTTCGAACTTAAAGGGTGGGAATGCAATTTATCAAACCTTGAgcgggaaatagtcatttggccatgattaaatatatcaatatttttataagtatCATAAAATAGTGAGCTCACATTCCTCATGAAAGTGGTAACTTGCTGTGCATTTTGAGTGTCTGTTGTATTCCAAGCTTCTAAGGTTGTGGCATAAGAGAAACCAGCTCCGACTGGTGCGTCCAGAAATAAGATGTTGGTATGCTAAAGAGAAATGGAAACCATTACTTGGGAACATTTATAGTCTTAGAACAATACTAATTCCCAGCTGGAGAAATGAACAAAAAGAGGCACTGATGATTTATTTACCTTTGCCCATGAATTCGATTCGTATAGCAGTGTCGGTAACCCTGAAGTGTAGTTACTACGGTCGAATTTTAATGGGCctacaaacaaaaaaacattaaaactaaGAATATATGATAAACACTATTAAATAAGGGTCAAATGAGTCAGACTCAAACTTAATATTAGTTGGATCGATAAACTCATAAGTTCATAACTTGACTTGAATAAGATATCAATAAATtctcaataatttcaaattttgcattTATACTTATAAGATCTTGTTTTATAACTTTCAATATAAAGagttatttacaaattataagTTATGAGGTTTattgaacaattaaaaaaattaaggggtttaactgaaattttttaagtCTAATTCGTGTTAAGATATTTCCCCGCTCAAGGAGCTTGAGTTTTAAAGGTAGTTACTGCTATCTAATTTAAATGGACTTCATATAAACATAAAGACACAAACTAATTATATAAGATGAATACTACCAAATCATGGATAAACGAGTACTTAACTTTAGTCAAGCCGGGAGTTTAAACTCTCGAGCTTGATGTTGGCTGCCTCTATGAGCTTGCAAGTTCATAGttcaacttaaaagaaaaaccTCATTAAACCCCTAATGGTTctaaattttaccaaattttttttcaccaaAATCCATTATTCAAATGCCAACTAAAAGTCAACAGCCATTCAATTCGATAAGTGAAGTCAGTCATATTCTGACCTGGTTCTTTGTTCTTACTGACCAATGAAATTgctaattaaatacataaaatattcaCCTAAAAGCtactgaaaattttattaacctggtaagaagaagaagagcgGATACTGAAAAACTAACCGACTTGGAAGAGGAATCCATTCAAAGCTGAACAACCAGGGCCTCCAttaagataaagaagaagaggGTCACCAGCCGGATTATTTTCTGACTCCACAAAATAGTAGAAGAACTCAACATCTCCCACACTTGTATAtctgttaaaaaaagaaaaaaaaatccaatttcaTACTTATCACAATTCACATTTTCtgaagggtgttaaatgaaatttaaagtAAGAAAAGAATAGTAACGAACCCAGTTTCAAGGGTGAAAGGTAAGTCACCAGAAAAGCCAGGAAGGTTTTTGACAATGGTGGAAAAAGCAGTGCCtgagagaaggagaagaaaaaccAGAAACTGAAAATAACTGGTATGATGGAACGCCATTGCTGCACTTTGTTTGAAGAATCATTGGAGAAAGCAAGTATATTTAAAGTAAGGAGGAATgacgataaaaaataaaaacagtatTGCATCGTAAAATGAGTTGAAAAGACGCTCAAATTTTGCTAGCCACAGAAAGTTAGGAAAATTAGAGCTCGGATGAATGACAGTTAGGAGGTTCTTGGAGAGAAGGCGACATGAAAGTTagataaaaaggtaaaatattattatgattttttattgaataaagaaTTAGCTTGACTTGGTCCAACCTAAAAAGTAAACAGAGAGATGTTGATTTGCATACTTATGATATTGCAGCTCTttctatatcatattatttttaccaACTTGGCAACATAGCAACTGTGTATCCTTTGAAATGAGTACTAAAAAGTAGGTGGAATGGCTATTTCCCGCCCACGGTTAAAATGAATCACGTATTTCACTGTTTAAGATAGTTTGAATAGTAAAAGTGAAAAGTATCCACACATGAGATGAGAgcaaatgtttaaaattaatgtGATTATAATTGAGAATCATATCGATGTGGGGcaacttcaattaaaaaattagcattGAGACTCCAATAGACTTTATTTAGGTGGGGGGCtcaaactcataaaatttttagaagagGTTGATTAAAATtcagaatattttatataaaaaattaaattaaataagtagAATGAAAGATGTTCAAAGGTTTCACAGACAGGAaaatcttgttttcattttttgtctGTTGGAAGTTGAGAAGGGCGGTTGTATACCTTAGGACATATTGGTACACCcagattttttgttgtttttcaaaaCATGTTGAATGACAATATGGAcaagaaaatttgaattctatcaCGTTTTAGATAAGATAATTATTAAAGTGAGATTTTATGTCGTAAAATTTGTCATGCTATAAAGGGagaatgactttttttttccaCCTTCCATCAAAAGTTTGAACATTAGTTTTAATGGCCCAAAAATGGTATTTTCATTCgcctataatatatatatatatatatatatatatatatatatatatatataaatattaagataaataaataaattttctctcgtaaactttaaaatttatcatttagactttatctttaattaaaaaaataatactttaatctgaactttaattaagtttaaaattataattgtatcaattaaaacaaaaattatagttagaatcatattgaaatattatcatttCGATATAATGTCGTTTAAATTGTATCGTATCaatgtaatttttgttattttaatgcAAATCTAGCTGAAGTCATACAGTGTGACAAGTGTGATTTCAATCCAAATCACACAATTTTGGTGCAATTCCATTCGTCACCAACGACATTCCACAGCCGTATTGAGACGAAGCACCAGGTGTTGTTACCCCAACTAACAATCGGTGAAACTTTACTTTGGGATGAAGTCCTTCAAGGCTCCTGGACGGTTAACCGTATTTCAAACAGAATGTCCATTTTCAACTAACTTTTTCACTATTCTCTTTACCAACGtctacttttctttttcaaaatatgacCCCAATGCGGAACAATAATGGATTTACAAGTACTACTTCACCAACCTATCAAACCTCTAGGGTTATTCTGATTTAAAAGTCCGTCAAGCAAGATCAAATGGCCGCGTGCAACAAAATGTCATCCTCTTCGTGTTTGCgtctctttcttctcctcatGTTCTCTGCAACTGCTGTTTTCTCCGGCACCATTGTCAAGACCCTTCCAGGTTTCGATGGTGAACTGCCCTTCAAACTTGAAACTGGGTAATTAATGGAACAGAATTTCCACATTTTTCAGCTTGGAATCCGATTGTATTGTGGGTGATTATAGCGATTGTTTTGGCTTTTTTCTTGATCAGGTACGTGAGAGTGGGCACATCGGAGGTGTTTTACTACTTCATTGAATCTGAAGGAAACCCTAAGCAAGATCCTCTGCTGCTTTGGTATAGTGGTGGCCCTGGCTGCTCTGCTCTCAATGGTCTTGTTTACGAAATCGGTAATATAACTTTTCTTTAAATGGCCGAACTTTGTCTGATAGCGGTGGTTTAATaccaaatatatttaaaacaaacggtaatattttttacataaataataaaatattattatattattaaatattattttatatttaatttttatttatctaattacatgataatatgttttatttatgattaaatttgtattaagtCAAATCACTATATGCCACCCCATGTTTGTTAAAGTCAATTTTCCaatctttaatttcaaaaaa
Encoded here:
- the LOC123228080 gene encoding serine carboxypeptidase-like 7 → MAFHHTSYFQFLVFLLLLSGTAFSTIVKNLPGFSGDLPFTLETGYTSVGDVEFFYYFVESENNPAGDPLLLYLNGGPGCSALNGFLFQVGPLKFDRSNYTSGLPTLLYESNSWAKHTNILFLDAPVGAGFSYATTLEAWNTTDTQNAQQVTTFMRNWLSNHTSFLANPVYIGTDSYAGINSPMIALDILNGNEAGDEPIINLKGLSLGCPHTDTDLETDAKIPFAHRMALIPDELFEKANKSCNGSYAVIASNNTECIEAVDAIDECIELINRQNILEPYCALLSPELAEDEKVRRYLREHTANFIMQSPQPRDLYCHNLPYLLSVIWGNYESVQEALGVRQGTVEEFYRCNITLSYTVDVNSVIPQHKELTKKGLQLLVFSGDHDMVMPHNGVEEWISFLDLTLDSDWRPWFVEGQVAGYTRTFDNEGYRLTYATIKGAGHSPPEDKRKECYIMFHRWINYYPL